From the Desulfovibrio sp. JY genome, one window contains:
- a CDS encoding DUF935 domain-containing protein encodes MPTLYDHLGRPVDTGRLKEEEAGPTVTGVRQVLSGHPAAGLTPGRLARLLRAAEEFDPTEYLELAEDMEERDPHYRSVLSTRKNQVAGLDITVASATDSAEDVKAADLVRDWLNRDELADELFDVLDAVGKAFSETEIIWDTSGGEWFPARLEWRDPKWFQFDRVDGRTPMLLSESGQPVPLSPYKYISHVHKSKSGLPIRGGLARVSAWCYLFKNFDLKSWVEFAEVFGVPLRVGKYGPGASERDKQVLLQAVRSISRDAAAIIPASMSIDFIEAKISGSIQLFENLANFLDKQVSKAVLGQTGTTDVGQHVGTANAHEEVRRDIEAADARQLAATLNRDLVRPMVDLNLGPRRYYPRIIIRREDEEDLTALAENLKTLVPLGLKVGMSTIRDKYGLPDPAPDEELLHAPGQGATADPAQPDPGDAPSGRQAAASRRAVNAATPQAAAPERPMDAVDVAVAEELDDWQELVDPLLEPVRRLLAECTSLEEFQRRLSEALAGQDAGPLTEHLARMTFMARLGGETGADSGDK; translated from the coding sequence ATGCCGACGCTATATGACCATTTGGGCCGGCCCGTGGACACGGGACGGCTGAAGGAAGAGGAAGCCGGACCGACTGTGACCGGCGTGCGCCAAGTGCTGTCCGGCCACCCGGCAGCCGGGCTTACCCCGGGACGGCTGGCCCGGCTGCTGCGCGCGGCCGAGGAGTTTGACCCGACCGAATATCTGGAGCTTGCCGAGGACATGGAGGAGCGCGACCCCCATTACCGCAGTGTGCTCAGTACGCGGAAGAATCAGGTCGCCGGATTGGACATTACTGTGGCTTCGGCCACGGACTCGGCCGAGGACGTCAAAGCGGCGGACTTGGTCCGCGACTGGCTCAACCGCGACGAGCTGGCCGACGAGCTTTTCGACGTGCTCGATGCGGTCGGAAAGGCATTCAGTGAGACGGAAATCATTTGGGACACCTCGGGGGGGGAGTGGTTCCCGGCCCGTCTGGAATGGCGTGACCCCAAATGGTTCCAGTTCGATCGCGTGGATGGCCGCACGCCCATGCTCCTTTCCGAAAGTGGCCAGCCCGTGCCGCTCTCGCCGTACAAGTACATTTCCCACGTTCACAAATCCAAGAGCGGCCTGCCCATTCGTGGCGGTTTGGCCAGGGTCAGCGCTTGGTGTTACCTCTTCAAAAACTTCGATTTGAAGAGCTGGGTGGAGTTCGCCGAGGTGTTCGGCGTGCCCCTGCGCGTCGGGAAATACGGCCCGGGCGCGTCCGAACGGGACAAGCAGGTGCTCCTCCAGGCCGTGCGCTCCATCTCCCGGGACGCGGCGGCCATCATCCCGGCCTCCATGTCCATCGACTTTATCGAGGCCAAGATTTCGGGTTCGATCCAGCTTTTCGAGAACTTGGCGAACTTCCTGGACAAGCAGGTTTCCAAGGCCGTCCTCGGCCAAACGGGGACCACGGATGTGGGCCAGCACGTGGGCACGGCCAATGCCCACGAAGAGGTGCGCCGCGACATCGAAGCGGCTGACGCCCGGCAACTGGCCGCCACCCTCAACCGCGACCTTGTGCGGCCGATGGTCGACCTCAATCTCGGCCCGCGCCGGTACTATCCTCGGATCATTATCCGCCGCGAAGATGAAGAGGACCTGACGGCCCTGGCCGAGAATTTGAAAACGCTGGTGCCCTTGGGGCTTAAGGTCGGGATGTCCACGATCCGCGACAAATACGGCCTGCCCGATCCAGCCCCGGATGAGGAGCTGCTCCACGCCCCCGGCCAGGGAGCTACCGCCGATCCGGCGCAGCCCGATCCCGGGGATGCGCCCTCGGGCCGGCAGGCTGCCGCCTCGCGCCGGGCCGTCAATGCCGCCACGCCCCAGGCTGCCGCGCCCGAGCGGCCCATGGATGCCGTGGACGTGGCCGTGGCCGAGGAACTGGACGATTGGCAGGAGTTGGTGGACCCGCTTCTGGAACCGGTGCGCCGCCTGCTCGCCGAATGTACCAGCCTGGAGGAGTTTCAGCGCCGCCTGTCCGAGGCCCTGGCCGGCCAGGATGCCGGCCCCTTGACCGAGCATCTGGCCCGCATGACGTTTATGGCGAGGCTGGGCGGCGAAACGGGGGCGGACAGTGGCGACAAATGA
- a CDS encoding DUF3486 family protein, translating to MPAPIRKELDRLLAGGAHTLDQIVAHLQKLGAPVSRSAVGRYSQEFEEVAAHIRESREIASAFARELGEVPEGDMGRVLIEIVHRLVFKAGVAKLRDGDAIDAIDAARLAKAIKDLAAGSKIGLDTEIKIREQARKEALEKAAEAAQGAADQAGLTPEQWGLIRAQILGVEVDPS from the coding sequence TTGCCCGCGCCGATCCGCAAGGAACTGGACCGGCTGCTGGCCGGGGGAGCGCATACCCTGGATCAGATTGTTGCCCACCTGCAAAAACTGGGTGCGCCGGTCTCCCGATCCGCCGTCGGCAGGTACTCCCAGGAGTTCGAAGAGGTCGCCGCGCATATCCGGGAAAGCCGCGAGATCGCCTCGGCTTTCGCGCGTGAGCTGGGAGAAGTCCCCGAGGGGGATATGGGGCGCGTGCTGATCGAAATCGTGCATCGGCTGGTGTTCAAGGCGGGCGTCGCCAAGCTGCGCGACGGTGACGCCATTGATGCCATTGATGCCGCACGCCTTGCCAAGGCCATCAAGGACTTGGCCGCGGGCTCCAAAATCGGCCTGGACACCGAGATCAAGATTCGTGAGCAGGCCAGGAAAGAAGCCCTGGAGAAGGCCGCCGAAGCGGCTCAAGGCGCAGCGGATCAGGCCGGGCTGACGCCGGAACAGTGGGGGTTGATCCGGGCGCAAATCCTCGGGGTGGAGGTCGACCCATCGTGA
- a CDS encoding ArsR family transcriptional regulator — MAEVFSQDRRLVILRLLAEDLDHKLNTSVLQDALDLIGHGCSRDSVETECSWLAEQGLVNVEKVGPVTVVQLTGRGQDVAEGRATVPGVKRPRAR, encoded by the coding sequence TTGGCGGAAGTGTTTTCCCAGGATCGCCGACTGGTGATCCTACGTCTGTTGGCTGAGGATTTGGACCACAAGCTCAATACGTCGGTGCTGCAAGATGCCTTGGACCTGATCGGCCATGGCTGCTCGCGGGATAGCGTGGAAACCGAGTGTTCCTGGCTCGCCGAACAGGGACTCGTAAACGTCGAGAAGGTCGGTCCAGTGACCGTGGTGCAACTGACCGGCCGTGGCCAGGATGTGGCCGAGGGCCGGGCGACGGTGCCGGGCGTCAAGCGCCCCCGGGCGAGGTAG
- a CDS encoding DUF2730 domain-containing protein — translation MQYWPIIGPLAQAVMLGVWWLMIGKFVTVESCATCRRQCRKEVAEDMGRLPSTTAFTDLAREVEGLRGDFKGQAAELRGLAEVFKRVEHPLSLLLEYHLGSNRRDRRE, via the coding sequence TTGCAGTATTGGCCGATCATCGGCCCTCTGGCCCAGGCGGTGATGCTAGGCGTCTGGTGGTTGATGATCGGAAAGTTCGTCACGGTTGAATCCTGCGCCACCTGCCGTCGTCAGTGTCGCAAGGAAGTGGCCGAGGACATGGGACGGCTGCCCTCGACTACGGCGTTTACCGACTTGGCCAGGGAGGTTGAGGGGCTACGGGGCGACTTCAAGGGACAGGCTGCCGAGCTTCGGGGACTGGCCGAGGTTTTCAAACGAGTGGAACACCCGCTTAGTCTCCTGCTCGAATACCACTTGGGCAGTAATCGCCGCGATCGGAGGGAGTAA
- a CDS encoding TraR/DksA C4-type zinc finger protein has translation MGRHRDPCGDACADTPGQAAVAPGADCRGLRGSRLYQLAGLRGHRQGPCQGAPGVTDIGDDAQAAEALFREAALTAAARPAPAGGQVVEDGRVVCVECGEPIPAARLAAVPGATRCRGCQEVSEK, from the coding sequence ATGGGTCGCCATCGTGACCCTTGTGGGGATGCTTGCGCAGATACCCCTGGACAAGCGGCTGTCGCCCCAGGAGCTGATTGCCGTGGCCTGCGTGGCAGTCGCCTATATCAGCTGGCAGGCCTGCGTGGACATCGCCAAGGTCCGTGCCAGGGAGCCCCGGGCGTGACGGATATCGGCGATGATGCCCAGGCGGCCGAGGCGCTTTTCAGGGAGGCGGCGTTGACGGCCGCCGCGCGCCCGGCCCCTGCCGGTGGGCAGGTTGTCGAGGATGGCCGGGTGGTCTGCGTCGAATGCGGCGAGCCGATCCCGGCCGCCCGGCTGGCCGCCGTGCCTGGGGCCACGCGGTGCCGTGGGTGCCAGGAAGTGAGCGAGAAGTAA
- a CDS encoding transglycosylase SLT domain-containing protein, with the protein MAASYQLPVMLVRAMVAHESAGGIPAAMRFEPQFYERYLKGETPDFRPEFCSLETERIGRATSWGLMQVMGETARCCGFRGWFGELCTPAVGLEWGCRYLRRLADKYLADGGWPTVMRAYNGGPGNRHQLDSPYPGKILALIPGGQWPE; encoded by the coding sequence ATGGCCGCCAGCTACCAGCTGCCGGTCATGCTCGTCCGGGCCATGGTCGCCCACGAATCGGCCGGCGGCATCCCGGCCGCCATGCGGTTCGAGCCGCAATTCTACGAGCGCTACCTCAAGGGGGAAACACCCGATTTCCGTCCGGAGTTTTGCTCTTTGGAGACCGAACGGATCGGCCGGGCCACCTCCTGGGGCCTCATGCAGGTGATGGGCGAGACGGCCCGATGTTGCGGCTTCCGGGGCTGGTTCGGGGAACTGTGTACCCCTGCGGTCGGCCTGGAATGGGGCTGCCGCTACCTGCGCCGGCTGGCGGACAAATACCTCGCCGATGGCGGCTGGCCCACGGTCATGCGCGCCTACAACGGAGGCCCCGGCAATCGCCACCAGCTGGACAGCCCGTACCCGGGCAAAATCCTGGCGCTGATCCCCGGCGGCCAGTGGCCGGAATAA
- a CDS encoding thermonuclease family protein: MMRRVASSILACLLLAAVWSPRIAAGERVNADNVPAVVGYVRDDGTVIVSVPSWPAVISPIQVRVAGLVLPKIHDPRPSVRAQAELARDWLASRLPPGISVVLRDVRRDGNCRLLAGIEAQIDGETRDVATEMVRRGLAKPYNGQGRAPW, encoded by the coding sequence ATGATGCGACGTGTTGCCTCCTCCATACTTGCGTGCCTGCTCCTGGCGGCGGTCTGGTCTCCCCGGATCGCCGCCGGAGAGCGGGTCAACGCCGACAATGTCCCGGCTGTGGTGGGCTACGTCCGCGACGATGGTACCGTGATCGTTTCCGTGCCGTCCTGGCCGGCGGTCATCTCGCCGATCCAGGTCCGTGTGGCCGGCCTCGTCTTGCCAAAAATCCATGATCCCCGTCCCTCCGTCCGTGCCCAGGCAGAGCTGGCCCGGGACTGGCTGGCGTCGCGCCTGCCGCCCGGCATCTCGGTTGTGCTGCGCGACGTGCGCCGCGACGGAAACTGTCGGCTGCTGGCCGGCATCGAGGCCCAAATCGACGGCGAGACGCGCGACGTGGCCACGGAAATGGTCCGGCGCGGACTGGCCAAACCCTACAACGGCCAGGGCCGCGCGCCCTGGTGA
- a CDS encoding regulatory protein GemA: protein MSTTTSAAGRRAMLAKIHIAKKDLGMDDGTYRAMLENLYGVESSAKLSPKQLDDLLGHLTKHGFVAKKKGDPKPSDSAKAREPMIAKIGALLTALGQTEGRHVPWSYAVGILKRQSGVMRLEWATPQQLRAVIAALDKRLGKLAREKRERLTAKEGGKHVGHSPF, encoded by the coding sequence ATGAGCACCACCACCTCCGCCGCCGGCCGCCGGGCCATGCTGGCCAAAATCCACATCGCCAAGAAAGACCTGGGCATGGACGACGGCACCTACCGCGCCATGCTCGAAAACCTCTACGGCGTGGAGTCCTCGGCCAAGCTGTCCCCCAAGCAGCTCGACGATCTGCTCGGACACCTTACCAAACATGGCTTTGTCGCCAAAAAGAAAGGCGATCCCAAGCCGTCCGACAGCGCCAAGGCGCGCGAGCCCATGATCGCCAAGATCGGGGCGCTGCTGACCGCGCTTGGCCAGACCGAAGGTCGGCACGTGCCGTGGAGCTACGCCGTAGGCATCCTCAAGCGGCAGTCGGGCGTCATGCGCCTGGAGTGGGCCACGCCCCAGCAGCTGCGCGCCGTGATCGCGGCGCTGGACAAGCGCCTGGGAAAGCTGGCCCGGGAGAAGCGGGAACGGTTAACTGCCAAAGAAGGCGGTAAACATGTCGGCCACTCGCCCTTTTGA
- a CDS encoding DUF3164 family protein has protein sequence MTVSANIPDGYMENGQGHLIPVDKVKPVDMARNDLVMELVGMAERLQGDMKRFRDKAMGDVEAFADLSAEKYEAPIGGKKGNVRLVSFDGRYLVQRQISENLVFDERLQAAKNLIDQCITRWSEGSNNNIKALVNSAFDVDREGRVNVGRILGLRSLDISDPDWLQAMKAISDSIQVSGSKAYLRVYKRRDSDGKYEPIPLDLAAL, from the coding sequence ATGACAGTGAGCGCCAACATCCCTGACGGATACATGGAGAATGGCCAGGGGCATTTGATCCCTGTGGACAAAGTCAAGCCGGTGGATATGGCCCGGAATGATCTGGTTATGGAACTGGTGGGAATGGCGGAAAGGCTTCAAGGCGACATGAAGCGTTTCCGGGATAAGGCCATGGGAGACGTCGAAGCGTTCGCGGACCTCTCTGCGGAAAAGTACGAGGCTCCCATAGGAGGGAAAAAGGGCAATGTCCGGCTGGTGTCCTTCGATGGTCGCTATCTGGTACAGCGTCAGATTTCCGAGAATCTCGTGTTTGATGAACGCCTGCAAGCGGCCAAAAACCTGATTGATCAGTGCATCACCCGGTGGTCCGAGGGAAGCAACAACAACATCAAGGCCCTGGTGAACAGCGCATTTGACGTAGACCGTGAAGGCCGTGTGAATGTTGGCCGCATCCTCGGTCTGCGCAGCCTGGACATCTCCGACCCCGATTGGCTGCAAGCCATGAAAGCCATCTCCGACAGCATCCAGGTGTCCGGCTCCAAGGCGTATTTGCGGGTCTATAAGCGCCGCGACAGCGATGGGAAGTATGAGCCCATCCCCCTCGATCTGGCGGCACTGTAA
- a CDS encoding ATP-binding protein translates to MTQHGQPVNGGPAPLLNVQRCLEALQAAKNRPSHLPGIVCMYGPSGYGKSTAAAYVATRTDAYYVECRSSWTKKAFLQAVLKTMNIRPKGSKEPARTIYGMVDQAAEELSAGRPLIVDEMDYLVDKNAVEIVKDLFESSQGTILIIGEERLPGKLEAWERFHGRIMHWVPAQPADIEDAKTLRAMYCDRVRVADDLLALVVESAQGSVRRICVNLERIQAEGLADGLEIMDRAAWGSRELFTGKAPMRRGLR, encoded by the coding sequence ATGACGCAACATGGACAACCTGTCAATGGCGGCCCCGCCCCGTTGCTCAATGTGCAGCGGTGTCTGGAGGCATTGCAGGCGGCTAAAAACCGTCCGTCCCATCTGCCGGGCATCGTGTGCATGTACGGGCCATCCGGCTACGGCAAGTCGACGGCCGCAGCTTACGTGGCGACCAGGACAGACGCCTATTACGTCGAGTGCCGGTCCTCTTGGACCAAAAAAGCCTTTTTGCAGGCCGTCCTCAAGACCATGAATATCCGCCCAAAAGGCAGCAAGGAGCCGGCCAGGACTATCTACGGCATGGTGGATCAGGCCGCCGAGGAGCTGTCCGCCGGACGGCCGCTCATCGTCGACGAGATGGATTACCTCGTGGACAAAAACGCGGTCGAGATCGTCAAAGACCTCTTCGAAAGCTCCCAGGGAACGATCCTCATCATCGGCGAGGAGCGGCTCCCGGGGAAGCTCGAGGCGTGGGAACGATTTCACGGCCGGATCATGCATTGGGTGCCAGCCCAGCCGGCGGACATCGAAGACGCCAAGACGTTACGCGCCATGTACTGCGACAGGGTGCGTGTGGCGGACGATCTGCTGGCCCTGGTGGTTGAAAGTGCCCAAGGGTCGGTACGGCGCATTTGCGTGAATCTGGAGCGCATCCAGGCCGAGGGATTGGCTGACGGCCTGGAGATCATGGACCGCGCGGCCTGGGGCTCCCGGGAACTGTTTACGGGCAAGGCCCCGATGCGACGGGGGCTGCGATGA
- a CDS encoding DDE-type integrase/transposase/recombinase — MRQALGNVAASEAAAAGRMEGLKLRLEEESAQAVADAARQEGLAKFTRLAGKDRLRAEARATLLAAFDAFLLSSGLPASTARHVFAVQYRTGEIEIDATVRAVLPKVCATSIGNWQKAVTREGISRLAGDYGHRKGTGKIDQNPEIAEFIKGELYERPTITAKRVLKGISTRFPAAGITQKMVQDWLRTFRKNNPRLMLDITSPDACRSRYQPATGSRYEGIDHPNQRWEMDSTKGDIMLWDGKKKSRHIIVACIDVYTRRVKFLVSRSSSTAAVASCLRRCLLDWGQVETLVTDNGSDYVSKHMVRLALALNIKREVAPPFTPEHKPFVERVFGTFLRGVFEDLPGYIGHSVAERKAIEDRKAFAVRLAKGLHHGDLDTPPELLLSPDALQKFCDEWTDAIYAHEPHSGEGMDGLTPWQKAAEWSEPIRRISDERALDVLLSPVPGKKGDGYRPVRKKGLEIGRYHYTAPELGGHEGRQVLCLEDSADWGAVHVFLPHDQQDEDGGMEYLCRAVCPLLTGISRCEAALARTRVYKKVRAEEKAAMRAASRKVGAADVYREVVEHAVEQAGKLSHLPKPTVPHETPMLKEAGLAARAGDAPTPHEPTADELAARAALVEDMAREKATVHAMPEAHTERQRYNRWLAVDAAITAGQDVPEKDRKWWESYQKTPKFLAERQMREFFPQLAEAGQ; from the coding sequence GTGCGCCAAGCCTTAGGGAACGTCGCCGCCTCGGAAGCGGCCGCCGCCGGGCGGATGGAAGGGCTCAAGCTCCGGCTCGAAGAGGAGTCCGCCCAGGCCGTGGCCGATGCCGCGCGCCAGGAAGGGCTGGCAAAATTTACCCGGCTCGCCGGCAAGGACCGGCTTCGCGCCGAGGCCCGGGCCACGCTCCTCGCCGCTTTCGATGCGTTCCTCCTCTCTTCGGGTCTCCCGGCCTCAACCGCCCGCCACGTCTTCGCCGTGCAGTACCGCACCGGGGAAATCGAAATCGACGCTACAGTCCGCGCCGTGCTGCCTAAGGTCTGCGCGACAAGCATAGGCAACTGGCAAAAAGCCGTCACCAGGGAAGGAATTTCGCGGCTGGCCGGCGACTACGGCCACCGTAAGGGCACGGGCAAGATCGACCAGAACCCGGAAATCGCCGAGTTCATCAAGGGCGAACTGTACGAGCGTCCGACCATCACTGCAAAGCGCGTGCTGAAGGGTATTTCGACGCGGTTTCCGGCCGCTGGCATCACGCAAAAGATGGTGCAGGATTGGTTGCGGACGTTTCGCAAAAACAATCCCCGTCTCATGCTGGATATTACCAGCCCTGACGCCTGCCGATCCCGGTATCAGCCGGCCACGGGCAGCCGTTACGAAGGCATCGACCACCCGAACCAGCGCTGGGAGATGGACAGCACCAAAGGCGACATCATGCTTTGGGACGGAAAGAAGAAGTCCCGCCACATCATTGTCGCCTGCATCGACGTTTACACGCGCCGGGTCAAGTTTCTGGTTTCGCGATCGTCCAGCACTGCCGCCGTGGCCTCATGCCTGCGCCGTTGCCTGCTGGATTGGGGGCAGGTCGAAACCCTCGTGACGGACAACGGCTCGGATTATGTCAGCAAGCACATGGTGCGGCTGGCCCTGGCCCTGAACATCAAACGTGAAGTCGCCCCGCCGTTCACCCCGGAGCACAAGCCGTTCGTCGAGCGTGTCTTCGGCACGTTTCTTCGAGGCGTTTTCGAGGATTTACCCGGTTATATCGGGCACAGCGTGGCCGAGCGCAAGGCCATCGAGGACCGCAAGGCGTTTGCCGTGCGACTGGCCAAGGGCCTGCATCATGGCGATCTGGATACGCCGCCCGAGCTGCTCCTCTCCCCTGACGCGCTCCAAAAATTTTGCGACGAGTGGACCGATGCCATCTATGCCCACGAGCCGCACTCCGGCGAGGGGATGGACGGTCTGACGCCCTGGCAAAAGGCGGCGGAATGGTCCGAGCCGATTCGGCGGATCAGCGACGAACGCGCCCTGGACGTGTTGCTCTCGCCTGTGCCGGGCAAGAAGGGAGACGGCTACCGCCCCGTCCGTAAAAAGGGCCTCGAGATCGGCCGCTACCACTACACAGCCCCGGAACTTGGCGGCCACGAGGGCCGGCAGGTGTTGTGCCTTGAAGATAGTGCCGATTGGGGCGCGGTCCACGTGTTCCTTCCCCACGATCAACAGGACGAGGACGGCGGCATGGAATACCTGTGCCGGGCCGTCTGCCCGCTGCTGACGGGTATCTCCAGATGCGAAGCCGCCTTGGCCCGCACCCGTGTCTACAAAAAGGTGCGCGCCGAGGAAAAGGCGGCCATGAGGGCGGCCTCGCGCAAGGTCGGCGCGGCCGACGTCTACCGCGAGGTCGTGGAGCATGCCGTGGAGCAGGCCGGCAAGCTCTCGCACCTGCCCAAGCCCACCGTCCCCCACGAAACCCCGATGCTCAAAGAGGCTGGCCTCGCCGCCCGGGCCGGGGACGCGCCCACGCCGCACGAGCCGACGGCCGACGAATTGGCCGCGCGCGCCGCCCTGGTCGAGGACATGGCCAGGGAGAAGGCGACCGTCCATGCAATGCCCGAGGCGCATACCGAACGCCAGCGCTACAACCGCTGGCTTGCGGTCGATGCCGCCATCACGGCCGGGCAGGATGTCCCCGAAAAAGACCGGAAGTGGTGGGAAAGCTATCAGAAAACGCCAAAATTTCTGGCCGAACGGCAGATGCGTGAGTTCTTCCCGCAACTCGCCGAGGCCGGCCAGTAA
- a CDS encoding helix-turn-helix transcriptional regulator — MVRKRSIKIWMLKRGLSVQDVADGAGVHQSYVYHFLAGKKKALVIRDWFLGQGCPAKYLGEGKKEAA, encoded by the coding sequence ATGGTGCGTAAGCGGTCGATCAAAATATGGATGCTCAAGCGGGGACTCAGTGTCCAGGACGTGGCGGATGGCGCGGGTGTGCATCAGTCCTATGTGTACCATTTTTTGGCCGGCAAGAAGAAAGCACTGGTGATCCGGGACTGGTTCCTTGGGCAAGGGTGTCCGGCGAAGTACTTGGGAGAAGGAAAGAAGGAGGCGGCGTGA
- a CDS encoding helix-turn-helix domain-containing protein — MPSQVKTNTSQNASQNIPGSTKSFEAKFARVMEACGASNDSELARILNITPPSVGTARKRRKIPSGWVEKIAETFDVSADWLFFGKGLKQSDNAQTAPAEAQNACLIPPGEPQWMSPEAAPAMGYSLIPKVKARLCAGTGSLETEGEVIGYYAFKTDFLRRKGRPKKMVLMDITGDSMSPVLMDRDSVLIDESQNEIIAGGIFAVGIDSEVYVKYLDKIPGKLILRSKNTEYHPIEVDMNGELSDSVRVIGRIVWSCREYVR; from the coding sequence ATGCCGTCACAAGTAAAAACCAACACTTCGCAGAACGCTTCGCAGAACATCCCAGGTTCTACGAAGTCTTTTGAGGCAAAGTTTGCCAGGGTCATGGAAGCATGCGGGGCGTCAAACGATTCTGAATTAGCCAGAATATTAAATATTACGCCCCCATCCGTAGGGACTGCACGAAAAAGACGTAAAATACCGAGCGGATGGGTTGAAAAAATAGCTGAAACTTTTGACGTTTCAGCGGATTGGCTGTTTTTTGGGAAGGGGCTGAAGCAGAGCGACAACGCCCAAACTGCGCCCGCTGAAGCGCAAAACGCCTGCCTCATCCCACCGGGAGAGCCCCAGTGGATGAGCCCGGAAGCCGCGCCAGCTATGGGATATTCGCTTATCCCCAAGGTAAAGGCCCGTCTGTGTGCGGGTACAGGGAGTCTGGAGACGGAAGGTGAGGTGATCGGGTATTATGCTTTCAAAACCGACTTCCTCAGGCGGAAGGGACGCCCGAAGAAGATGGTTTTGATGGATATAACAGGCGACAGCATGTCTCCTGTCTTGATGGACCGTGATTCAGTCTTGATTGATGAAAGCCAGAATGAGATTATTGCAGGCGGTATTTTCGCGGTAGGGATAGACAGCGAGGTTTACGTCAAATACCTGGACAAAATCCCTGGCAAGCTCATTTTGCGCAGCAAGAACACTGAGTATCATCCAATTGAAGTTGATATGAACGGGGAGCTTTCAGATTCCGTGCGCGTCATCGGCCGCATCGTTTGGAGTTGCCGCGAATATGTGAGATAA